Genomic DNA from Candidatus Omnitrophota bacterium:
GGCCGTTGAACCGGACATCATCCTTTACGACGAACCTTGTTCGGGGCTGGACCCCATCTCCACGGCCAAGATCGAAGAAGCCATGCTGCGTTTCAAAAAGAAATACACGCAGATCCTGGTCACCAACAATACCAAACAGGCCGCGCGGGTCAGCGGCAGGACCGCGTTCTTCCTCATGGGAGAGATGGTGGAGATCGACAAGACGGAAAAAATGTTCACCAACCCCGCGGATAAGAGAACGAATGATTATATATCCGGACGTTTCGGCTAATGAGCCCCACATTTACGGAGCGACAGCGAACGTAAATGTGCTGGGCGAATTAGTCCCGCAGTTGTGATTTGCGTCAGCAAATCATGCGGGAATAATGAGACAAAAAACGCGTATAGCAGAAGCCAATACCATATGCCCATCGTCGAAACAAAAAACCTGAACCTCTACTACGGCGACTTCCACGCCCTCAAGGACGTCACGGTCGATATCCGGGAAAACTACATCACCGCCCTGATCGGCCCCTCGGGCTGCGGCAAGTCCACCTTTCTGCGCACCCTGAACCGGATGAACGATCTCATCGAGGGTGTCCGGGTTGAGGGGGACATCCTCATAGACGGGGAAAATATTCTTGCCCCCCAAACAGACCTGGTGAACCTGCGCAAAAAAGTCGGAATGGTCTTCCAGCGGCCCAATCCGTTTCCCCTGAGCATCGCCGAAAACATCCTCTTCGCCCCCAAAATCCACAAGACGGCGAACAAAAAAGACTATGAACGGATCGTCGAGGAATGCTTAAAGGCGGTCCTGCTCTGGGACAAACTGAAAGACAAGCTGAACTCCAACGCCCTGAACCTCTCGCTGGAACAGCAGCAGCGGCTGTGCGTCGCGCGGCTCCTGCCGATCAAGCCGGAGGTCCTGCTCATGGACGAACCGTGCTCGGCCCTCGATCCGATCGCCACGGAAAAGATCGAAGAGCTGATGTGGGTCCTGAAAAAGAACTACACGATCATCATCGTGACCCACAACATGCAACAGGCCGCCAGGGTTTCCGATGACACCGGTTTCATGCTCTTGGGGGAGCTGGTCGAATTCGGGCCGACCAAAGACATTTTCATGATGCCCCGGGACCCGAAGACCCACGACTACATCACCGGAAGGTTCGGATAGCAAAATCAGGGAAAATGTTGTAAACTATTGACCTACTCTTAACAGGGAAGGATCGGGAACCGATGGAAAGACATTTTGACGAAGCGCTGAAAAACCTCAAGGAAAAGCTGTTGCGGATGAGCGGCCTGGTGGAGGAGTGCATCGGCTCAGCTACCAAGGCCCTGCTGGACAGGGATTCCAACCTGGCTTACCGGGTCATCAAATCGGACGATGCGATCAACATGCTGGAGATCGAGGTCGATGACCTGTGCCTGAAGCTCCTGGCCCTCTATCAGCCGACCGCCGGCGACCTGCGCTTCATCACCTCGGCCATGAAGATCACCAACGACCTGGAACGGATCGGGGACCTCGGCGTCAACATAGCCGAAAGGACCCTGGACCTGATCAAAGTCCCCCCTCTCAAACTGCGCCTCGACATCCCCAAGATGGCCACGGCCACCCAGCAGATGCTCAAGGACAGCCTGGACGCCTTCGTCAACAAGGACTCCCAGCTTGCCTACCAGGTCTGCAAACGGGACGACGAAGTGGACGACCTCAACCATGAAATCTTCATGGAACTCCTCAAGTGCAAGCCCGAGGACCAGCCCGAGGTCGAGCGTGTCATCGACCTGATCCTTGTCGCCAAAAACCTCGAACGCATCGGCGACCATTCGACCAACATCTGCGAAGATGTGATCTACATGGTCGACGGCAAAATCATCAAACACCATATCACGGATTAATGAGCACGCGACTTGCGGAACGAAGTGAACGCAAGTCTCTGTGCGAATTAACCCTGCCACATGTGAGCGAGCCTGCGGGCGAGCGGTGACGGAGCAGAGGGAATGTGCCTGACATGTGACTTACAGAGCCATAGGCGACGTAAGCCATACGTGCGGACGGAAGGCCCCAGCCGGGTTGCCCTAAAAAGCGATGAGGGCAGCTGAGGCTAAAAAGAAGAAACGGGGATGGCCTCGTCAATCAGGAGGATCGGGATGCTGCCCCGGACGGGATAGACATATTTCCCGTCCTTGCGGGTCAGGCCGCCGTCGATTTTCTCCGTTACGGCCTTGCCGGCACGGTTGACGACCTTTCCCTGGGGGATAAGCGCATTGATCCTGTCCACCAGCGCCTGCGGCGCAAGTTCGAGATCCTGGTGGCTTTCAGGACAAACGAGGATTTTGAGGAGCTCAGGTTTGATCATAGGAAATATAAAGGGAAACGGGAGACTGCCAAGCTTTGCGGCCCCCGCCTCCCGGGATGCCATTGGAAAAACGGCGATGCGCTGACTATCCGCCGACTTTATTGACTTTTTTGGCCTTGAGGCCCTTGGAATCCTTCTCCACCTCGAATTCAACTTCCTGGCCTTCATCGAGGGACTTATACCCTGCTCCCTGGATTTCGCTGAAGTGCACGAAGACGTCTTCGCCGCTTTCCGAGGAAATGAAGCCGTAACCCTTTTTGTTGTTGAACCACTTCACTTTGCCTTTGACCATGTTTTTGGCTCCCTTCTGACTGATATTTCCAAACCATTTGGAAATCAGCGTTCCGGGCCTCAAAGCCGCAAAGAATCCCTTAGCCATGTGAAGGCCCCTGTTCTTTAGGAAACTCCAGGGGCTGTGATGCACAAAAAAAATCCGCAAGCTTTGGGTTTA
This window encodes:
- a CDS encoding cold-shock protein, with the translated sequence MVKGKVKWFNNKKGYGFISSESGEDVFVHFSEIQGAGYKSLDEGQEVEFEVEKDSKGLKAKKVNKVGG
- the pstB gene encoding phosphate ABC transporter ATP-binding protein PstB produces the protein MPIVETKNLNLYYGDFHALKDVTVDIRENYITALIGPSGCGKSTFLRTLNRMNDLIEGVRVEGDILIDGENILAPQTDLVNLRKKVGMVFQRPNPFPLSIAENILFAPKIHKTANKKDYERIVEECLKAVLLWDKLKDKLNSNALNLSLEQQQRLCVARLLPIKPEVLLMDEPCSALDPIATEKIEELMWVLKKNYTIIIVTHNMQQAARVSDDTGFMLLGELVEFGPTKDIFMMPRDPKTHDYITGRFG
- the phoU gene encoding phosphate signaling complex protein PhoU produces the protein MERHFDEALKNLKEKLLRMSGLVEECIGSATKALLDRDSNLAYRVIKSDDAINMLEIEVDDLCLKLLALYQPTAGDLRFITSAMKITNDLERIGDLGVNIAERTLDLIKVPPLKLRLDIPKMATATQQMLKDSLDAFVNKDSQLAYQVCKRDDEVDDLNHEIFMELLKCKPEDQPEVERVIDLILVAKNLERIGDHSTNICEDVIYMVDGKIIKHHITD